The following coding sequences are from one Nicotiana tomentosiformis chromosome 3, ASM39032v3, whole genome shotgun sequence window:
- the LOC104098718 gene encoding AAA-ATPase At3g50940-like, with protein sequence MISSVLSDINMPSARTIISSTASIAATAMVVRSVARDLIPYELQHYVYLSIRGFFKSFSSEMVLIIEEFDGLASNQIYKAAEVYLGTKVSISAGSFRVSMPEKETKISTLVAKDQVVLDKFNGIQFKWRQVTRQVQSKRTNYPGQSSTQSELRYFELCFHKKYKNMVFESYFPLVINESNKAKEERKTLQIYTMNNEHMRRYSYNSGDYTWNSIKLDHPATFDTLAMDRELKEMIVCDLDRFVRRRDFYKKVGKAWKRGYLLYGPPGTGKSSLIAAMANYLNFDIYDLELTDIRANSDLRRVLLSTGNRSILVVEDIDCSLDIEDRKAEEQTLKALKPHITQAQTINIVRKPKPQEVTLSGLLNFIDGLWSSCGDERIIVFTTNHKDRLDPALLRPGRMDVHIHMSYCTPCAFKTLAWNYLGIEDHPLFPEILDLLDEAMVTPAEVGEQLLRNEGVETALSSLLDFIYKKKKKADEIKAKGLENEETEGKLVVVISQGVNYD encoded by the exons ATGATTTCAAGTGTTCTTTCTGATATTAACATGCCATCAGCCAGAACGATCATTTCTTCCACAGCTTCCATAGCTGCTACAGCCATGGTGGTTCGGTCCGTAGCCCGAGACCTAATCCCTTATGAACTCCAACATTATGTTTACTTGAGCATCCGTGGCTTCTTCAAATCATTTTCTTCTGAAATGGTTTTGATCATTGAAGAATTTGATGGACTAGCCAGCAACCAAATCTATAAGGCTGCTGAAGTCTATTTAGGCACCAAGGTTTCCATTTCTGCTGGTAGCTTCAGAGTGAGTATGCCAGAGAAAGAGACTAAGATATCCACCTTGGTAGCCAAAGACCAAGTGGTGTTGGATAAGTTTAATGGTATTCAGTTCAAATGGAGGCAAGTTACTAGGCAGGTTCAATCCAAGAGGACCAATTACCCTGGTCAATCTTCTACTCAGTCCGAACTTCGGTACTTTGAGCTATGCTTTCACAAGAAATACAAGAATATGGTATTTGAATCCTATTTCCCTTTAGTCATCAACGAGTCAAACAAGGCTAAAGAAGAGAGGAAGACCCTCCAAATTTATACTATGAATAATGAACACATGAGGAGATACTCATACAATTCAGGAGATTATACATGGAACTCCATCAAGCTAGATCATCCTGCAACTTTTGACACATTGGCTATGGACAGAGagctcaaggaaatgattgtctgCGATTTGGACAGATTTGTTAGAAGAAGGGATTTCTACAAGAAAGTTGGCAAGGCATGGAAACGTGGGTACTTGTTATATGGTCCTCCGGGGACTGGGAAATCAAGTTTGATAGCAGCCATGGCTAATTACCTTAACTTTGATATATATGATCTGGAGCTAACTGATATACGTGCAAATTCAGACCTTAGGAGAGTCCTACTTTCCACAGGAAACAGATCAATCCTAGTCGTGGAAGACATTGACTGCAGCCTCGATATTGAAGATCGCAAAGCAGAAGAACAGACTTTGAAGGCACTCAAACCTCATATAACGCAAGCTCAAACTATAAATATAGTTAGGAAGCCAAAACCTCAGGAG GTTACGTTATCAGGGTTGCTAAACTTCATAGATGGGTTGTGGTCAAGCTGTGGAGACGAGAGGATAATAGTGTTTACGACGAATCACAAAGACAGGTTGGATCCTGCCCTGTTGAGGCCAGGCAGAATGGATGTGCACATCCACATGTCCTATTGCACTCCTTGTGCTTTCAAGACATTGGCTTGGAATTATCTTGGAATTGAGGACCATCCTCTTTTCCCTGAAATCCTTGATCTTTTAGACGAGGCAATGGTGACCCCTGCTGAAGTGGGTGAGCAATTGCTAAGGAATGAAGGGGTCGAGACTGCTTTGAGCAGTCTCCTTGATTTCAtctacaagaaaaagaaaaaagctgATGAAATCAAGGCAAAAGGTCTGGAAAATGAAGAAACCGAGGGAAAATTAGTTGTTGTGATTTCTCAAGGAGTAAATTACGATTAA
- the LOC138907613 gene encoding uncharacterized protein yields MDCHAKTMTLAMPGLSRLEWRGTLDYIPSRVLSFIKAQRMVEKGHDAYLAFVRDISADTHNVESVLVVRDFPDVFPVDVPGVPHDWDIDFGIDLVPESFLSIAATLTRLTQKGAPFRWSNEFEESFQKLKTALTTTPVLVLLSASSSYTVYCDVSQISIRFGGIISMACLARYSQIIVVYITCLSKKDLNFRHRRWLELLKDSDITILYHLGKANVVTDALSGKAESMGSLACIPAGERPLALDVQVLDNQFVRLDISEPSRVLACVVSRSSLYECIRECQYDDFHLLVIRDMMQHDDSKEVSAGYDVVLRMQGQICMPNIDGLHEMILEEAHSSRYSIRPGATKMYPDSMQHYWWRRMKKDMVEYVARCLICQQVKYEH; encoded by the exons atggattgtcatgccaagactatgacactggctatgccaggtttgtcgcgattggagtggaggggtacattagattatattcctagcagagTTTTGTCCTTTATTAAGGCACAaaggatggttgagaaggggcaTGATGCGTAcctggcctttgtgagagatatcAGTGCTGACACTCATAATGtagagtcagttctggtagtgagagatttcccagatgtatttccagtagACGTACCGGGTGTGCCACATGAttgggatattgattttggtattgacttggtgccgg agagtttcttgtctattgctgcaactttgactagattgacccagaagggtgctccattcaggtggtctaacGAGttcgaggagagctttcagaagctcaagactgccttgaccacaactccagttctagttttgcttTCAGCATCGAGTTCATATACGGTTTATTGTGATGTATCACAAATTAGTATTAG atttggaggcattatctctatggcgtGTCTtgcgaggtattcacagatcatcgtagtctacatcacttgtttaagcaaaaagGACCTAAACTTTAGGCATCGAAGGTGGCTTGAGCTACTGAAAGACtctgatattactattttgtatcatctcgggaaggccaatgtggtgaccgatgccttgagtgggaaggcggagagtatgggtagccttgcatgtATTCCAgctggtgagaggccattagcattggatgttcaggtgTTGGACAACCAGTTTGTgcgattggatatttcggagcccagccgagttctagcttgcgtggtttctcggtcttctttgtatgagtgcatcagagagtgtcagtatgacgacTTCCATTTGCTTGTAATTAGGGACATGATGCAGCACGACGATTCCAAGGAGGTTTCTGCTGGATATGATGTGGTGTTAAGGATGCAAGGCCAGATATGTATGCCCAATATTGATGGGTTGCATGagatgattcttgaggaggcccatagttcgcggtactccattcgtCCGGGTGCCACTAAGATGTATCCGGATTCGatgcaacactattggtggagaagaatgaaaaaggatatggtggagtatgtggctcggtgcttgatttgtcagcaggtgaagtacgagcattaa